The sequence AGTATTCCCCCGCATAAGCCGCGAGTTTATTTTTGGAACCGATCATCTGCAGAAAAACTcacatttgctgtttttgtgctcaGGCCAAAGCCATGTTTCATATAAAAGTATTGCTTTGGTGCCAAGgaactattttgaaatgacggGGGCGAGCATCATGTCATCAAGCCGTAGTTCTGTCTAATAGACAAGCAATGCTTTatcgccatcttgtggcatctgttGACGATTATAAAGCTTTTTAGACGTGCGTCAATTACCGCGGACGTCAGCTTTTTTTTGGCGGCACGGCTCGATCCTTGTATTCGCGGGGGAACACTGCAATTTAAGTTCTCTGATGACAAAGTCAGTGTACAAAATATAAAGTACCTGCATATGTGATACATATATATTCagctataaaacaaaaataaaaggccccctgaaaaaaaagagtgcgGTCTCTTGCCCGGAAATGGAGCATGGAGAGACGAGACAAGTGTCTGCCTTTAGGGGTAGCTTATCTTCCCAGGCTTCTTAGAAAATGCAccagttttttaatattttttttatgactttttgGCTTATATCAATTCCAGGAATTGTCAGGCGATCAAGCGAAACCTCAGCGGTTGTCCCCTGTCCTTCCCTGTGCTTGCGTTGGGTtctaatttttttccctctcagcTGAGGGCCTTATGTCGGCCCCCGCAGCAACCGCATGCCAAGCCCGCCCGGTGGCACGTATTCAGCGGTGGATACAGGCAGAGGCACGGCGCCACCAGAGACAAGCCCAGCAGGGCCAGCCAGCGCGTGCCCAACCGGCCGCCCTCGCCCCCATCGCAGGAGCAGGGATCCGAGTAGTCCCCTTCGGGGTCGGACATGCAGTGGTAGAGCATGGTGTCCGCCAGCCACATGCAGCTGACCCGCCGGACGCATCCCCGCACGGGATCCGGAGCGTCCTGGCACCGGCCTCGCCTGTTCTCCGCCACCGAGAACGCCTCACCGCAGTGTTCGCAGTGGGCCCGCTCCAGACCGTCCTCCTTGTGGCCCTTCCCGCCGTTGGCGGACAAGGAAGAGCTGGGTAGGAAGGAGCGAGGCTGGCTGGAGACCACGGAAAAGCCCTGGCGGTAGGACCCGCCGTGGTGGCCCTTAACGGCAAAGGGTCCTAGGGCTGGATCGGAGTCCGAGGGCGAGAGGACAGGCGCTAGCGGGTACGTGTAGTCGTGCTTATGCGCCTCTGTCTTAGCAAAGTGGACGTAGGATTCTGTGTCGTCCATCTGGATGAACTTGTCGCGCATGGTGGCGTGGCGGTAGTCCTCGTAGCCCGTGAGCCAAGAGCGCTCTGACGGGCGCGCGTGGAGACGCTCGCTGACGCGGTCCCCCACCCGCTCCCAGCTGCGCTCGCGTGGGTTGATGCGCACAATTTCCTCATCCTCCTGAAAGGTGACATGGGGAATCCGGGACAGAGGCTGTGGAAAGAGAGAATAGTTTCAACTGGGACGTTGACAGGTTGTAAACTATTACCGGGGTCCTCAGTCTAACAAGTTCTTTAGTTTGTCTTGTCGAGGATGGAACATAAAACCCAACCTGGTCCAGCAGGTAGTGGTCCGATAGCCGGTATGAGTCGTGAAGGTTGTGGTGATATCCCAGCATGCACCTGTGCCTCTGCGGTAGAGGTGAGGACTCGAGCGGCGGCAGGCAGCTCTCCAGCTTCTGGGAGGAGGAGTTGGACGAGCTGTCGGTGGCGTTCTAGGAGGAGGacgacaaacaaacacaggaTGCGTCTGAGAGCTGCGTTGTCATTGGACgcggcgaaaaaaaaaaccaaaaaaaaaaaaaactgctcgGTCGCCAGGAGGCGGACGTCGAGatttgacaaacaaaaacaggaaggCTCTACTCCgattggggaaaaaacaggaaagtacgactttgtttttcagtcCTTGGCTTCCTCATTTGGAAACGGGGGCAAACTTTTCAACGCATCTGCCTTGAAACGGAACCGTGAAAAAAGGCAGGTAGTCTTTTAATGGCTTTAGGACGATTACGGATGTGGTTACCATGGCGATGGAGTCAAAACGTTTTTGCGAATAGTCCCTTAAAGTTTTCGATAGCGCTTGACCTCAATTGAGTCGAACCTCACTCTTTCGCTAAATTAGCAGACTTACAAGATGTTCAACCACAAGCACTTTATcagtcttgtttttgttgtttgagtTGTCACATGAGCAAAAGATATTAGCGTCAAAGTCAGTGTATAGCTTTGAAAATTTAATGCGTTCAACATCTCTGTCAGTAATGGTTAGTATCTGTCTATTAGCAGGACATCCAATTTGGGGTCAAATCTCTTTAAAAAGGCTAAAAGCTCATTTAGTTGAGAAAAGGCTTTGGCTGGGATTAGCCCGTTCCGACATTTCCAGCAGCTCTCCGGGGAATTGTTCTCAACGGGAATTCCCAATGGAAGGTTGCCGAGAAAGCCATTATGGAGCCTCaagtcagtaaaaaaaaaaaataacctgcTTCTTAAAAATATTATAGACACGATTCCAGGAGTCCTGAGTGTTGACGGGTTTGGATGTTCAATCCACTTTGCTTGTTCATGTCACCCGTATCCTGACCGCCTTCCTGCCTTTCTGCCAAAAGACCGTCAGGGCGCCGTTCCAAGTCAAATCTTGGCCAGGCACCACACACGTCTGGCCACGCAGTTTGCGGGCAGATCGATTTCAGGTCAGCCTAGGCAGTcgtagggagggggggggggggtatccATGTCCCAGCTGACAGGCACGTGTTTGGGGATGCGGTCTTTTGTGATGAGAAATAAACTATCAGGATGTGTTGGTGTGGGATTTTGGAGATCTAAGAATTTGATACAGAAACACTGTCCAGATTTGGTAAACATACGAGCCATGTTTTTCCTGGTTCGATATGGTTTAGCTTGAAGTTTTCCGGGATCTTCTCCAGAAAATGTGTAGACTACTACAaaacatgatgaaaaaaaaaattgtgaagcAGTGTATCAAACCAACCACCATAGCCTATCGATGCTATTCATTAGCCTATTTATTGCGTTGGGTTAGCGTCATGTGTTAGCGGAAGGCAAAGTTGTGGTTCTTAAAtacatgttttatatttagtGTGATGATGATAGTGTATTATATAGCTTGAAGAATTGTTTGCTCGCCACCAAAttactcaaataaaaaaaaacatttggtctCACTGTACTAGCGGGGCTTACTAGCTTAAAAGCGACATCCATTTAAAACAATGTTTCTCGCATGACCCATCTGTTTTAGCCATGGTGTCATTTTCACCCCTCGGAAGTTATTCCTAAGAATGATCACACGGACAAACTGTTCACCTCCAGCGCTTTGATCCCGTCCATCTGGCACATAGCGAGGCCTGAACTCTATGAATTATTTGCCAGATTTATATGACCCAGaaatgcgtttgtgtgtgcggtGAAGCTATACCCGTTATATCCTGGACGCGTTCCTGAGCAGCGCTCCCCACATGGACACTGCCATACTGAGAATTCCAAACGCCCCCCCTTTCCACCCTGCCCCCTCTTCTTTGCTTTCTTACAAAGCTCTTGCGGAGCAGCCggccaaaaataacaaaacatacCGCCTGTACTCTGGCCTGCTAGGCTGCGACTAATTCAAAACAGGATCGGATCGCTAGCGGACTCTGTGAGCGAGTTTGAAAGTTTCTTCGATATGTCTTTTCTCTCATTTCAAATTCTGGCTACTTCCAAGTTAATTTTCGAGGCTTTTTTGTTGTCCTCCTGGGATGAACCTAGAATTTACACCCAATTTTCTCCGTCGCGTCTACTCCCACTGTTCCGAGACAGGGGAGACCTTCTGAAAGGGAGGTGGAGGACGATGAGGAATCATTTGTCCCGCCCCCTTCCCACCGTCCCCCGATGACTGTAAATCTGCTGGCGCATTTCGTGCCGTCCACGACTGCGCGCTTGGCGAGCCCTACCGGCCGCCGCACCGCCAGATCATTAACAGAAGCTAAAAGGAACAGCAGATATGGCAACAACATTGAAAATATCACATTACAGCGTTCCCTTAGTTTATCGCGATTCAGTTTTCGGCTTCAGCTTTTATGTGTTTTTACAGTTATTAGGcacacccccacttccaaATATCTGCTACAATTGTTCAAAGTATTGATGTTGCAAGGGAATCTCTTTGCCTATAGTTCCCAGTGTTGTGGAGTCCCGTGACAGCTTTGTCCAAGCCTCTtttggtgtttgtgtgcatctCCGCGGTGGCGGTACACTCCCAGCAGAGCACCTATTAGTCTTGGCCGTAGCAGACAGCCAGAGTCCAAAAGATGAACCCACGAGGCACTTCCTCTCGTAAATCAGCCGCCCGGCTCTAAGCTGGGAAACAGCTGCGAGCCGCTAGTTTGCACGCTGTTGCTCTCTTTTTAAGTTGCTCGAGTGGGTGGAGGGagagttgggggggggcaagaaGTAACCTTCTGACCCTGCCTGCTGCTCTCAGTGTCGTATTAcagggaggtgggggggggggggggaccctCTCAAGcagacaaacttttttttttttttttttttaaactgcaaaCAGCTCTAGTGTTGTCTGAGTTGAGCGAAAAGAAAACACTCTTACGGTGAAGACGTCGTCGTCGCCCAGCTCGCCCTCGTTCTGGAGTGCTGTTGAGGAGGTTGTGGAACCTAcgggacaaagaaaaaaaaaaaaaaactcattttttgttgCAGGCCAAATTGACTTTGTAAGAAACCTGCAGTTGACACActttatttgcttttgtgaATGAAAacccccccgggccttgagtttgacaccagtgtTTAAGGTCGTTTACTGCTTCCTCTACAGTGTCAATTTGCAAACCTTATTCCTGTAAAGTTCATTTGGAAGCAACACTATGACTTGGTTTTGTGTATTGGGAACAAAAAAGGGCCTTTCCCTAAAAGTTCCCACAAAGTTTCTGGTTGGCTAAAATGTCAATAAAGCCCAGTAGTAAACACTTCTTAGTCAAGAAtagaaaacaatcaaatgagaAATAGTAAGCACGGCAGTTATTGAGCGTGCCTGTTTTGTGTGGTGTGATTGAATGCTAAATGTTGTTAGCAAGGCGCTACGTACCTTCGGCCAGGTCTTCGATGGCTTTGCGCACTCCCCTGTCGAAAGCCCTGGCATCGGCCGGACTCTGGAAGGAAAGGCCGCACCTTCGGTCCTCCACCTTCCAGTGGTGAAAGGTGGGCGTGGCGATGGTGTACACCAAGTCCTTCCTCAACGGGCAGTCCATGATCACCTGACAACCCAAAGGACATCAGTCAGGATGAGGCTTGCAGGAAtttcaaaaagatgaaaacttTCCATCGAAAGTTAGCTCTTGGATACATCATGGCCGCCTTCACCTGTTTGTCCCGTAGCCGCTCGCCCCGGATGAGAAACTGGGAGCTGCCAGAGGGCGGTAGCTGGGGCAGCTCGGGCGGCCGGAGCCGGCACACCCCCACCCGACTAAGGGCGCCCCCATCCTGGGCCAGCCAGCCTCCGCTCGAGTCGTCCCGCGTCATCACCACCGCTTTCACACGCACGATGTAGCTGTCACTGCAACATGACAATAAGAACCACGCTTAGACACTCGGCCCGATTGCGCAACCTTTACACGGTAGTTCACTGGATCATCTATTCCCGGCATTGAGTTTGCTTTCCACACATCGGCAGAATGTTTGAGGGCGTCTGCAGTCACGACTTTGCCTCGTCCCGGCTCTAACGACGTGGGAGGTGTTgtacgcacacgcgcacgacCAGGCGGGCCTACATAAGTAACCGTATTTTATAAACTTAAACCTGGGCTCCTAATTGGTGGCATTTCCATCCTAAACTCTCATCTACTCGCACCTGCGCGATAATTTTAtacgggattttttttcttggggggTAAAAATAGAACGTCAATCTGCCGGCGATTCCACACGaaatggaggaagaagaaaaaaatacgcaGACGGAAGTCCCTGCGACAGTTTAGTCTACCGAGTTCACCAGTACAGAACAAAAGAGTCGTCATGTTCCAACATGATGGTCGCCACCCTCCATGGGGACACAATGACCTCCGTGCACTGATCTGACAACAACAGGAAGgagtctttgtgtgtgtgtgtgtgtgtgtgtgtgtgtgtgtcttttaaaaatgaacatgCAAAGGGTGTGTGGACTCCACTGTTTGTCTGTCGTCACACCGTCAGCCAGCTTGTCATTCAGTCTCTTTTATGAATGTGCgtgggtgggagggagggagctgCTCTACTGGTTTCGCCACCtgtgctctgtgtgtgtccatAGATGCGTCAAATCCGCGGCACTGTCTGTAAGCTAATTATATAACagcacctctctctctctctcctgcaCCTCCCTTTCCCCCTCTTCATCTCTCACTTGctcgcccacacacacatctgtatTTCCATTCTCGTCCATTGACATATACAGTAGCGTTCCCCCGGCTCCTGAAACCTTAACTGAGACAGTCTTCAGTCATAACGACGGCTCGTATAAATAACTCTGGGATGGGCAACAAGTTGTCCGACAGACGTTCCCCTCTCACTTTTTTGTCAGATTCTCTGTTTGTTGCGTTTAGTTTAGTCAGCTAACAGTTGTAGAAATGAGGGACATCGTAAAACTTGGCCATTACAAAGACAATAGCGCTTAGATTTGATCACCATCACGAGCTGACTCTTGGTGCACTTGAAAACACATGTGCGACAGGTCGGGCCACCCACGAGCAGCACtaacagcaaaaaaagaaaaatccagaCCTTTTTTTATAAGCACACATGGTTCAAAATACACAATGGCGGCTATCAACGCTCTCAGTGATGTGAATATGTCACATTTCGGTCTCGTCTTGTGACCCGTGTTTAAAGCCCCCGTCTGCTGACAGGCCCTGTAATCTGTGGTGGGAACACACAAGGAAGAGCCACAAGCGCTACTTTGATACACACGGCGGCGGAGGCGGCCGCAGCGTGTTCTAGACCAACGGACAAGGATGCAcgcaaaaacatttgcaagggTTGGGAACCTCATTCAGACAAAAATGACCAgcttgagctttttttttttttgcgtcaaATTCTAAATTGTAGTCATATGAATTTTTAtgtcactattttttttgccaaatgttGTAACTCTTGCCACTCATTGGCAACTGCGCTGATAAAGGGCAATTCATCAATCACCTCTTCTAATTTAATCAGCCGATCCGTCGTCAGGTTGAAGGTCCGCTGGCGTGGTTAGCCTCCACTTCTTAGTTTGGCTCATTTGTTTGTGCTaatattagaaaaatatgaccccaaaaatgtcattcagtAATGGCAATTGTTCTAagcaacttaaaaaaaaaaaaaaacactcgacTGGGCTTCACCATTATGTAccaattcagaaaaaaaagaaaaaataattcaatagtACCCAATTGGCTTCTCTTGGCAGTCACATCAGTGAATACGTGTGTAATTAATTTTATTAGCCTAATGACATAATTGcccatcatttttaatttactgtTACCAAATCAACACATAAATACACACCATGCTTGGTGAAAATTGTTTCAGAAAATGTACGACTTATAGGCAACTTGGCCCTATCTAGACTCCAGATAGAATCGGAATAAAATCTCGATTCCAGATGCATCGGAGGATGTGATTTATGCGTAACAATGCGAGTCACCTAACCGGGACTGCCGGTCGTCATGTGCGGCATCCGACTCATGCATGACTGTTTGcgatcgtaaaaaaaaaagggctcgTGCTGTGTGATAAGGGCGGCGACACTTCCTCTGAATAGAGCTGACAAAGGCCACTCCTTGGTCTAATCAACACAAGCACGCATACGCGTAAAGGCTACGCTGCTTATGCCGCACACACCTCAAGTCCACGCCAGCAGGAAGTGGCGGTGACTTTTTGATGCGCCCGTATTGTTTCAGGCCAAATCTGTAACGCCGAGGCACACGTAGGCTTTCTTCACATATTTGATattcaaattccaaatttggaattttgaaTAAGTTTGGCTTTTCGAAAGATCAAATTAAATcgcaattaaaacattttaaaatcacaatTAACTTTTGACAGTTGACTATGTTGATGCGCACagcgtttgattttttttttcttaaaaaaataacattaaaaattGCTAATATTCAGTGGGGATCAAACTTTACCAATGCTGCTCCCCATTAGCTACACCATGCGCAGgtcttgggaaaaaaaatcaaatttccaGTCCAGTTTAATTTGCTAATTATGTAAACGCCTTTAATTTATCTTAACAATCTGAAGCATAATGCAAACCATGACATCTGACAGCCGGAGGGTGAGCCGCGCCGAAAGTTTCCAGGTCAGCGAGTGGCTCCAAGGTTTTGCTGACATGTTCTGTGCACTCCAAAATCAGTTAGGATtttcatgaaaatgttttgacagcGATCGTCAAAGACACCTCCAAAAATGGCTACTAAAGAATCTGCGTGAACTCGTCACGTATACTTTGCGAGGCGGCGACTTTGAAAAGTTCCACATGTTGAGAAGAAATAGAAATGGAATGAAAAGCTGCCCTATCCCCTCCGCAAACGAAAAAAGAGAGCGAGGTGAAGCGAGTTCATTCCCAACTATTGACACTGATGTCTCCCGGGGGGGGATGTCGCGATCGGCTTCTTGCCAATCCGACACCCTTATATGGAACACTCACTCGCGTGTCCAAGCGGAGAGGTTGCCCAGCCAAGTCATTCAGGCGGACGCCTTTGGAGTCGACataaattcaacaaaaagACGATTATttaagagaggaaaaaaaaagatgggactatattaaaataaatacgcCCTTTGTTCTTAAAACAGGACTTCctttttgtaacgatacggattttgttaaaaaataactttACGGAGAAATGTTACATTTATGTGATAACGTGACACAATCCTATCCGAGATTTGAATTGGCCCAAAGCTAATTGGGTGATTCTCACCTGCTTTTCTATTTTGAATCTTTTACCAATTATTTTACAGACTCAAAAGCTTCCGGATCttgttttgaaaagcgctGCCATTGGGTCAAAGTGTGgtgaataatgcaaactggaaGTGGTAGTTCTTAGCGTGTGTCGTGTTAGCGCTACATCTGATCCGTTGAAATCAAGGTGGAAAATAAGCTGATTGCTTCTAAACCTCTTACAAGGTCAAGCAAAACTCCCCATAATGCTTCATATCCTCTTAGACTTGAGCGGCTAATACTTTCAGTCCAACAACATTGTATTTAGATGGAAATGAATCAAAAGCCTATTTTTCTCACGCTTTGcaagactgttgtatcttaAACCCTCCTTGTGTTTGATAACTTGTCAACTCTGTTTACATAAACACTCGGATGTTGCGGTTTTCGCTCGTGGCGACGCTTATGGACCTAAAACTCCGCCGGCCGATATTCAATGTGATTTCCGGCTGAGTTATCACCGCTTCAATCACCCTGGagtcattttgtatttcagaTTTGCTGGGAAAAGCGCCACATCAAAAACGACATTATTTGTCGCGTCTTTGAAGAGAATTCCAAACGAGGGGATTTTCGGGCCTGGAAATGCAAAGCACATGATACGTGTAGATTGCGGTGGCGCTAACCACGTTTATTCACATCAATCATCACCCTAATAAAACGGCAAAGCAAGGGGCTGAGCTTGTAAGGGTCAAAGTTGACATGGACTCTGGCTATTATTAAAATCCCTCGGTCATTCCGTCAGCTGATAAGCAAAGATGaattattgttttaatgaaaAAGGACAAACAATCGGACTCTGTTGTTTGCTCTCGAGATATAAACAGCTCAGGCTATTATATAAAAGCTGTGATGAGTACAACACAGGAAACACTGTTACCATGGATCTGTTCCACatgatagtgtgtgtgtgcgtgcatacTTGGCTGGGGGGGGGAGACCACGGTTTATTAAGTTCATAGAATTGATTGGAATGCGCTACCGACATGGTATTTTAATCACACACCGTGTATTTCCAACAATGCATGTTTAAAGGCGGGCCTCCCTTGGGTTACTTTCAAGGTGGAAGTATTCTTATAACCCTTGATCCTTAAATCCACCGTTCTCGTGTCTTGATTGCATTTGAgccattaaaaacattttggggggaaatctGCATCGAAGATTTGGAAATTGTGTACCCGCGATCACTATAAAAAAGTGCTCAGAATTTGAAGTCACATTCTACGGACAACAACGCTCTCTGTTGTGTGTATCTCCATATAGTTATGTTATATTTTAGGAAATTCCTCAAAGATGACGCCCGTGTAAGTAAACGTAGGTATGTCGGAGGTAATAAATGACCAAACAAGGCTACTCGAGTGCACTTAgcaaaggctgttggcacaaATTTAGTGTGTTATTCTTGACTGTTATTACCGGTCGACCGCCATGAAATTCCACACCAAACAGGGGATAGTCTCGATATCAAATGCTGACAAATATAAACATGAGGAACAGAACAATCTTAGCAAGGCGTTTGAGGGGGGGGCGGTCAATATGTAGACCTTCTAACTCGAGCGTCTGCTACGTGATGagtgcttttttgtttggagTGGATCGCCTTTCCGTGGGATGCCAGACTGACCTCGGATGAATGTCAATGGGCATCTTGCCCACaaattgcaattaaaaaatatgctaTAGTCCGTCATCATCATTTCGTAATTGTCTTTCGTGCTGTGAAATGTAAGCGTCGGCATGTATTTTGAAAGTTGCTAATCTGCCCTTATTATAGCTATTGTGATGTGTATATATATCGCGCATGAGCTATAATAGACAGGGTTGTGCTGAATTGTGCAATTTAGCTCGTAGCTATAGCGCTGAAGTGACCTTCCAAAGAGCCGAGGCTCTGTCACTGTTGCTCCCGTGGAGCCGAGTGCGGCCGGCGGGCATGAATGGGGGAGACAGCTCCGGAAAGTTTCGAGGGCTTTTATGAATGACGCCGGCGTCACGCTACCGCAGCGCAAACATCCCTCTCGGATGCCCTTCGGGCCCCTTCCaacacccctcccctccctctccaAATGCAAGTTCCCACCGAAACATACTCTAATCGACATCGCAGAGCCAAAATGGCGAACCAGCATAACAAACGTCTCCATGTTGGATCGATGGAGAAGCCTCGTGGGTGCTCACGGAAGCGAGGCGATTATGACGCTATTTTAACCAACATTAACGTGATACATGTGGGATTTGCGAGGAAAACGTCACGGTTTcaaaccgttttttttttttatgaatgggggtatgcaaatgagctgcGATTGAAAAAGACATGGCGGATGAGGCGTATCGGATATCTCATATCCTGTGAGACTTCCCCTTTCGGTTAGAggcaccacacacacgcacacacggagctaaaaaaacaaatattataaCAACACACGCGCCGATATGATCACTTTGTGGCCTTGTCtcgtttttgtttaatttgacGTGGTGAGAGCTCCAAGCTCTCTCAGCCGGGGGAAGTGTTTGTAAAACGGGGGGCTGCTGGCAGACGATCCGTTCACAAAATGTTTCCGATCCACCCACGCTTCgactcctccaccaccaccaccacctcgtTTTTCTCCAAACACAAGGTGGCCCTTCAATCTCGCCACCCAGCAACTCATATTGCGTTCTGTTATCTTGAATAATCTTAAACAGaaggtattttaaaaaagtagcCGAGACCAAGTTAAGCACGAGAGGGGGGGTGCAGTGGGAGAGCGCAAAGGGGGGTAAAATGTAGGGGTGGTGGGGGTTTTATATGGCTACTTACTCGTTTGGGtgtgtttcttcttctatCATGTTTCCTCGCTTCACCTTAGGTCACGTAGCGCGGCGGATGCGTTCTCCCTCGTCCTCGTCATCGCGTTGATCCCCGCTACAAATCCACATTTACCACCAAAATATCCTCCTGGAAATCTTTGGTGTGCAGTGCGAACCCACCCCCCTTCTCCCTCTTCACCTCCCTGCTCTTATTCCTCGTCAGCCAGCTGCTTTTCGATTGCAAATGTCGAGCCCCTCTCCTCCGATATCCTCCAACTTTTCAGCGAGCCAGCAGGTACTGTTAGTCCGACGAAAGCCTTCCCTCCCCCCGCCTTGCAGGAGAATATGGACTCGCCCTCAGGTGCTGGCTggttgtcgttttttttgccctcccCCCCCGAAAAAATGTCCTCCGCACGACGGTGGTTGTTGTTATTACAATGTAAAAATCGCGTTGTAGTCGCCGTGGGGTGGCCCCGCTAGAGCCCCATCTCTCGCGCTGCTACTCCATGTTGGTTTGCAAGGCAGCcaggcaagcaggcaggcagcccgAGTCGCTCCAGCGATGccgggggaggaggaggaggaggaggaggagggggggaagcTGGGCGGAAGTTGTGACGTAGGTCTCCAGTTTGGTGCTGGGGCTGCAAGCCACATGCCCCACACCCCCAATAAATAGCACCCCGACTTAGCTCCTCATAACCACTACATGATTTCTAACTCATTGCGCATAAAATAGCATGCAGTAGTTTTGTCCTCTGATCAACTTGCATAGTACTTGtactgagaaaaagaaagaaagaagaaaatcacTG is a genomic window of Syngnathus acus chromosome 15, fSynAcu1.2, whole genome shotgun sequence containing:
- the LOC119135176 gene encoding sprouty-related, EVH1 domain-containing protein 2-like; the encoded protein is MIEEETHPNDDSYIVRVKAVVMTRDDSSGGWLAQDGGALSRVGVCRLRPPELPQLPPSGSSQFLIRGERLRDKQVIMDCPLRKDLVYTIATPTFHHWKVEDRRCGLSFQSPADARAFDRGVRKAIEDLAEGSTTSSTALQNEGELGDDDVFTNATDSSSNSSSQKLESCLPPLESSPLPQRHRCMLGYHHNLHDSYRLSDHYLLDQPLSRIPHVTFQEDEEIVRINPRERSWERVGDRVSERLHARPSERSWLTGYEDYRHATMRDKFIQMDDTESYVHFAKTEAHKHDYTYPLAPVLSPSDSDPALGPFAVKGHHGGSYRQGFSVVSSQPRSFLPSSSLSANGGKGHKEDGLERAHCEHCGEAFSVAENRRGRCQDAPDPVRGCVRRVSCMWLADTMLYHCMSDPEGDYSDPCSCDGGEGGRLGTRWLALLGLSLVAPCLCLYPPLNTCHRAGLACGCCGGRHKALS